Below is a genomic region from Maridesulfovibrio ferrireducens.
TCTTAAATTAATTTTCGCAATTTCTGTGCTCGTCGTTTTGCTAGGCTTTGTTCTGAATCCTGTTCCTGCTTTTTCGCGAACTCTGAAAGTAATGGTAGTTCCGGATAGAAGCCAATCGCAGATGCAGCCAGCCATTTTTTATGCGTTTAAAACTTCTGCGCATCGATCAAAGGTTGAAAAAGATCTGGATATGAAGTTTACAATTTTCAATCCTTATTTAACGAAAGAGCCAACAGGCCGTCAAAAAGCGATTCTCAAAAATTTGGAAGCCGGGCGCGATTCTGTTGTTAAGGCGAAAAAGAAGCTCAAAAAAGGCGAAAAACTTTTTGATGTAATTATGGCCAGCATAAAGGCTAATCCAAAATCTCCGTTAGCCAAAGCTCATGTTGAAATTGCTGATATGATGAAGGATTATTGTCTGTTGGTTGTAGAATCTACTGGGCTTACTGTTTTACATCCTATTTTCTATAATCCTGAAGTGAAGAAGCTTGAAGTCGGATATGCAGTAAGTGAAGATGTAAACGACACCCTTTATGGTTTATTCTTCATTGATGCGGCCTTGAATCAGAAAAAGCCGATTTATGGAACCTGCCATGGCGCTCAATTAGGATATTTGTACGCTGGCGGAGGATTGATCAGACTTTTCCCGCCTGAAACAGATTGGAAAGTTCAACCCTTGTATGCCCGTAACAATCCTTATGGCGGACCAATCGAAGTCTGGACCATTGATCAGATGTTAAACTCACGTAACCTTGAAGATCGTACTGAATATTCTATGATTAAATATCCTTTGCCTGAAATGTTTGGAAAAGGCGGAGCGGCTGGTAAAGCATATGTTAATAAGGATCTGAATCATACTCTGGGAATGACTGAATCAGTGCCTGTAATTGATGATTTTTCGGTAATTTCTTTTCATCCGTTGAGTTTGAAGAAGGGGGAAGTCGATTCTTATGAAATTAAGGGCGCTGTTCCCGATTATCCACAGGTGAAAGATGCCAATCGTGAAGTTTTTAATAAGGCTCTTAGGCGGGGAGTGATTGTTGATTTGTTCAAGTACAAGACGTTGCTGGGATTTCAGTATCATCCGCAATATACTTATGATGACTTACAGACCTCAGCAATTTTTGATTATTTAGTTAAGCAGGCTGTAGCCGTACATTAAATTCCGGAATTATTTTCACAACAGAAAGCCCGTCTACACTAAGTGCAGACGGGCTTTCATGTGGAGTGCTACGGATCTTAATGATCAGTTGCAATTTTAGACTGTAACTCGGTTACTTAATTCCATCCGGATGACATGAGGAGGCAGTACATCCGGTCATTGATGGATCATTTCCGAATTCTTTAATGTGACAGGATACGCATGAAGGGCGTTTATCGTTGTTACGCTTTATATGCATAGCCTTAAAGTAAGACTTGTAACCTTTAGCCGGGACTGGTTCAAAATTGTTGTGGCAAGTTGCACAACTTGTTGGAACCTTTGTTTTTCTTAGAGCATGATGACAATCAACACATTCATAATTTTCATGACTTGAGTGATTGAACGCAACTCCGAGATCGTCTTTGCTGTTACCTTTGATGAAATTAATCATAATTTCATCTTCAGGAGCTTCAAAACCCGCTTTGTCGTCAGCGTTAGCCGCGATAGTTAAAACCGTCATGCCTATACAGAGCAGGCACACGATAAATAAGTTTTTCATTTTATTTCCTTTTTGTGTGTCTGTTTAGGCTTTATTATTTTTGCCGAGAGCCGCTGTCAAAAATCCGCGGCGCGAGCTTTTAGTCGGAGCAGGGCCGTTAGCCATTAAAGTCTTACGCTGATCTGCCGAAGCCAGAAGGTTTTCGTGATAGCTATCCGGTGCTGATTCGCACAGGTAGATAACGCGGACATCTTCAGGATCAGCAAGGTAAGCTTTCGGCTTAGTTTTTTTAACTGCTGCCAGACGTTTATTTGCAAGGTCGAGCATTTCTTCACGGTCACCAAAATTCATGGTGCCGGTAGGACAACTCTGTACGCAGGCGGGAAGCATTCCCATCTGAACGCGGTCTATGCACATGTCACATTTATTCCAAATACCTGTTTCAGGGTCTTGGCGTGGAACATTGTAAGGACAGAGTTCCCAGCTTTCAACTTTACCGACTTTGGTTTTGGCTTTGTCAGTCATGATAACTGCGCCGGTTTCCGGGTCCTGAATAACTCCGCCGGGAGCATACATGTTAACCGTGTATTTACAAGGCGGTTCAATGCAATGTCTGCACTGTTCAGGGAAGAAGAACCAGTTCAGTTTATTTTTGTCGTCCTGCACTTCATTAAAACGTACAAGACGAAGGGTTTTAGAAGATAGATCCTGCGGGTTCTGGTGAGACCCCATATTGCGGGTCTTTTCAGCAGGGAGTTTCTTCCACTGCTTACATGCCACCTGACAACCGCGGCAGGCGGTACAAAGGGTGAGGTCTACAAAAAAGCTTTTACCATTCATTATTTGTCACCCTCCTTCCACTTGCGCAGATTAACCATAAAGGCTTTATATTCAGGAATACCAGTATTCGGATCACCAACATTCGGAGTAACAATATTAGCAGAGTCACCACCGTTGAGAGGTGCTACCCAGCCGTAATGCCAAGGCATTCCGACCATATGAACTTGTTGCCCCTGAATCAGGTAAGGGCTGATTCGTTTAGTAACGATTGCTATTGCCCAGAGTGAACCACGAACACTTTCTATGGTAACTTTTTCGCCATTTTCGATTCCGCGGAGTTCAGCCAGTTCAGGACTGATTTCTACAAACATCTGCGGTTCCGCTTCAACCAACCATGACTGCCAACGGGTCATCGAACCTGTCTGCCAATGTTCGGTTACACGATAGGTGGTTCCGACAAATGGGTAGCGTGGATCACAAACAGCTTTTTCTTCGCTCTTAACCTGTATAGCGGTCGGGCTGTGCAAGCGTTTTGAGAATGGGTGGTCTGAGACCGGACATTCGAGCGGTTCATAATATTCAGGCAATGGTCCATCTGCGCGACCGGGGCCGAAGAGCTGACCGAAGCCGTTTTTACGCATGATGAATGGGTGCTTAGTTCCAGGCTTCCATCCGCCATCAGGAACATCACCGACCCATTTGCTTCCGTTCCATGCAATAACAGCTTTATCTGGATTCCAAGGGTTACCCTGATTATCTACAGAAGCGCGGTTATAGAGAATACGGCGGTTAACAGGCCAACACCATGTCCAGTTCGGGAATAATCCGATCTTTGCCTGCTCTTTGGTCTGAGTAGCATCATGACGTTCGGATTTGTTCACGTCATCGGATACTGAGTTACAATACAGCCAGTTACCGGAAGTAGTGGAACCGTCATCTTGCAAGTAAGCAAAGCTTGGAACCTGCTGACCTTTTTTAAAGGTTTTACCCTTTACGACAGTATCTTTTGTGAACCAGCCGTTAGCGAGTTTCGCTGTCTGCTGAGCGCTGAACTCATAATGTCCTTCTTCGTTCTTTTCACACATATTATTAAAGCTGAGATGTGTGATCGGTTCAGGATATGCGCCGCCTTCAGTTTCATAAAGATGAGCAAGCTCTTCCCAGATTTCATGGAAGTAGTGACCGTCAGTCTTCACATCACCGAATGTGTCAGGGCCTTGATAGCGCCACTGCATCCAACGACCGGAGTTAGAAACTGATCCTTCTTTTTCGATTGCGGAAGCGCAAGGAATAAAGAATGTTTCAGTTTTGACTTTTTTAGGATCCATGTCCGGACCTTTCCAGAAGTCACTTGTTTCACAACGGAAGAGGTTGACGTTGACCATCCAGTCTAGTTTGGTGAGAGCTTTACGAGTCTTGACTGAGTCAGGACTTGAGCAAGCAGGGTTCATACCCCATACAAGACCACCGGTGAATCCGCCTTCGTACATTCTGTCGATTAGTGGAATCCATGAGTAGACACTAGCTTTGTGTGAATCAAGACGTGGAAGATAATTATAAGATTCTGCCGGAGTATCATCAGAATACATAGCCTTCAGAAGACTGGCGGAATATTTTGGATAATGCTGCCACCAGTTGGCACTTTCAGGGTCGGTGCTGACTGGAGTATATGTCTTATTGTACTGATCGAGAGTATCTTGACCTGCGAGCGGAGTTTTAAGATATCCGGGAAGGATATGGTAAAGCAGTGCATAGTCTGTTGAACCCTGAACGTTACACTCACCGCGAAGTGCGTTAACACCACCGCCGGCAATACCGATGTTACCGAGCATGAGCTGAATCATTGCCATGGAACGAATGTTCTGAACTCCAACTGAATGCTGAGTCCAACCCATTGCGTACATGATTGTTCCGGCTTTGCCTTTTACTCCGGTCGCTGTGTATGTCTTGTAAAGTAGTTCCAAATCTTCGGTGGAAACACCGGATATGGAGGATACTTTTTTAGGAGTATAACGTGCGTAATGTTTTTTAAGAATCTGGAATACACACTGAGGATCTTTCAGGCTCTTATCTTGTTTTGGAATACCCTTGTCATCAAGCTCAAAAGCCCATTTGGACTTGTCATATGAGTTGGTTTCAGGATCGAATCCACTGAATAAGCCGTCTTTGAATCCGTAATCTTTACCAACGATAAAAGAGGCGTTGGTATAGTTGATCATGTATTCTTGGAAGTACTTTTTATTCTTGATGATGTAATTGATCATGCCGCCGAGGACAGCAATATCAGTACCTGAGCGTAAAGCAATATATGCATCAGATCTAGCTGATGTACGTGTGAAACGTGGGTCGACATGAATAATCTTGCCGCCGCGCTGCTGTGCTTTTACAGCCCACTTGAAGGAAATA
It encodes:
- the fdnG gene encoding formate dehydrogenase-N subunit alpha: MRINRRDFVKLTTVAAAGLAAAPAFGGLSKAFAAPAVDRAKALDPKWTKQTTSVCAFCSVGCGLLVNTSLETKRAVNVEGNPDHPINEGALCAKGASSIQMTENPDRPGKFLYRAPFAEEFVEKDWDFCKKRIARLIKDSRDKSFQEKNDKGQTVNRTMGIASLGSAALDNEECYAMHSFMRSLGLVYVEHQARIUHSATVAALVESFGRGAMTNHWNDLQNSDCILIMGSNAAENHPISFKWAVKAQQRGGKIIHVDPRFTRTSARSDAYIALRSGTDIAVLGGMINYIIKNKKYFQEYMINYTNASFIVGKDYGFKDGLFSGFDPETNSYDKSKWAFELDDKGIPKQDKSLKDPQCVFQILKKHYARYTPKKVSSISGVSTEDLELLYKTYTATGVKGKAGTIMYAMGWTQHSVGVQNIRSMAMIQLMLGNIGIAGGGVNALRGECNVQGSTDYALLYHILPGYLKTPLAGQDTLDQYNKTYTPVSTDPESANWWQHYPKYSASLLKAMYSDDTPAESYNYLPRLDSHKASVYSWIPLIDRMYEGGFTGGLVWGMNPACSSPDSVKTRKALTKLDWMVNVNLFRCETSDFWKGPDMDPKKVKTETFFIPCASAIEKEGSVSNSGRWMQWRYQGPDTFGDVKTDGHYFHEIWEELAHLYETEGGAYPEPITHLSFNNMCEKNEEGHYEFSAQQTAKLANGWFTKDTVVKGKTFKKGQQVPSFAYLQDDGSTTSGNWLYCNSVSDDVNKSERHDATQTKEQAKIGLFPNWTWCWPVNRRILYNRASVDNQGNPWNPDKAVIAWNGSKWVGDVPDGGWKPGTKHPFIMRKNGFGQLFGPGRADGPLPEYYEPLECPVSDHPFSKRLHSPTAIQVKSEEKAVCDPRYPFVGTTYRVTEHWQTGSMTRWQSWLVEAEPQMFVEISPELAELRGIENGEKVTIESVRGSLWAIAIVTKRISPYLIQGQQVHMVGMPWHYGWVAPLNGGDSANIVTPNVGDPNTGIPEYKAFMVNLRKWKEGDK
- a CDS encoding 4Fe-4S dicluster domain-containing protein codes for the protein MNGKSFFVDLTLCTACRGCQVACKQWKKLPAEKTRNMGSHQNPQDLSSKTLRLVRFNEVQDDKNKLNWFFFPEQCRHCIEPPCKYTVNMYAPGGVIQDPETGAVIMTDKAKTKVGKVESWELCPYNVPRQDPETGIWNKCDMCIDRVQMGMLPACVQSCPTGTMNFGDREEMLDLANKRLAAVKKTKPKAYLADPEDVRVIYLCESAPDSYHENLLASADQRKTLMANGPAPTKSSRRGFLTAALGKNNKA
- a CDS encoding cytochrome c3 family protein, giving the protein MKNLFIVCLLCIGMTVLTIAANADDKAGFEAPEDEIMINFIKGNSKDDLGVAFNHSSHENYECVDCHHALRKTKVPTSCATCHNNFEPVPAKGYKSYFKAMHIKRNNDKRPSCVSCHIKEFGNDPSMTGCTASSCHPDGIK